The following is a genomic window from Chanos chanos chromosome 1, fChaCha1.1, whole genome shotgun sequence.
GAGGGTTTTGTCCAATGGCACTGACGTGCCAATAAGAAGGACCTTTAAGAAGAGAAAGCCTGCTGCTGGAACACCTGCAATGACATACAAGAGACTTAATGGAAATGCCTGCCAAAGTACATCAGCATCAGAACTGAACTATTATTCATATAAGCCTAGACAACTCTAGTCCTGCCATTTCTGGACTCTGATAAATACTACCGCCATTCTGTCCCTAATCTCTAGGAAGATTTTCTAATTTACAGTGGCTCACATGGTACCACTTATCTTATCCCTGCACCTTAACTGCTGCATTATTAACTAAAAGAACCTGACACAGACCATCCCATTTGGCTTCTAATGCTACCCTCTGAGGTTTGTGGATCCTTACCCATTGAACAGGCACTAGACTGTGTCCCCCCTTTGGAAGTGGTTGCCAAGCACTCCTAAGTAAGATTTTGCACAACAGTGTCAACAGTGAGTTTAAGATTAAAATCAAACAGTAATGGAACATGGGCAGTGTCTAATCCCAAATGTCATGGTCAGAAAGTTCACTAGAGGCTAGTTTCTGTCACCTTGTGTCTGGGAAAATATTTCTAATGAAGAAAGCCAGGCCAATAGTCCTGAATATATGCAAAAATCGATATCCATACCCTCCAGCCGTACAATATTTTACACTTAAGGACCCCCTCATGCTCACTgcttcagatacacacagaggcagagcagCCAGCAATGGTTCATGGTCTGTTAGCAGGCATGTAAAACAACCATGACCATGTAGAACACACTAAACTGTAACACTTGATAGACTTCAACTTCTGTCCAATACTGTACACTAATTAGAAAGCAGAAGGTGACAGCAATTAGCAAACATAGCTCCTGTACAGAAGTAGCATTTTTCCTCAAGGTGAGCAGATCATGTAACATTTTCCACAAGATGCTGAGGTTTCAGTTGATCTCTACCCCCATAGAAATGTGCACCAGCAACGTTGTCTCAGAGGACATCTTAAACATTATGCATGCTGATGGTCACTCTATTGCATGCCAGTCTGCTCTCTAACATAAAAAATCACACACCTCTGTGCCAAAAAGTAGAACTGAACAAGGGAATAAAAACCCATAAAACGCGTCTGAATGAGAAGACCCTCTGTGAGAGACACCTTCTCCCACCCTCGTTAACTAAACACATTAAGCCTGGATGGTTAAACAATTCCTACTGAGCCAAATGGTAATAACTACGGCGCAACTTAGATAATAGATGTCAAGTCTGTGTCTCCATATCCCTGTCTCCTGGACAATCAGAGCCAAGTTGGATCTGACTGGCTGATTACTTTGTTCGTTAATTATTGTGTGCACCTGCCCCCAGTTTGTTTccttgttgtgtttttttatatacCGCTGGGTTTTCTGTTGGACCATTGTGAACTCTCGCACTTCTTgtctgtgctgagctgttccTAGGGCCTGGTGTTGCTTGTTCCTGGATTACCTTCTTCATAGTTTACCTTCTTCATAGTTTACCTTTTTACCTGTGTCTTTAgccctgttctgtttgtttagccCTGATGTCTTTCTTTAGCTCTTCAGCTTGTTCCTGACTTTGACCTCAGAATTGCACCAGAGCTCGCCTGTTCATTGACCATGATTCGGATTACAATTTGGATTTCAATAAAGAACTGTCTGCACTTACATCCAACCTCCCTCTCATTTTGAGACACTATACTAAGTAAAGATCTGAGCAATCAGACTGCTACTCAGCCCTCATAAAATTCATTCTGGAGAACTGGCCTGGTGCAGAACAGATGAATAATTGCCACCacaattagatttttttttaaaattcacaaacatttatatatatatactaaaatatatatatatactaaaatatacatatacatatacatacatatatatacacatacatacatacacacacacacacacacacacacacacacacacacacacacacacatatatatatatatatatatatatatattagaatTTTAGTAATTTActtctttattttaatgtgcTTTTATGTTACTGGTCACAATGTCAGTTGTAAATCAAGCATAAATTTTAAGCAGGAATTTCTGTCAGGTTGtgtaaaattcattttcattttcctaaaACTGtgcaaaatttaaaatgtattatcaATGTCACAGCAGTGCTTAAGAACAAACTGcttaattttttctttcttttttttacttgtttttttgtagtAACATTGCTGTCGATGAAGTAGTAAAGCATTGTGAAACAGGATATTGCATCCTGCTGGACCATGACTCATGGAGGTGTGGTTTTGAGTAATGAAGATATATTTCCActtaatgttttcattgttttcaacGGAGACTGTGAAAACATGAATACAGAACAAACCTTTAGCAAAGATATATCCCAAACAACCCATGTtctgttggttgtgtgtgtgtgagaaagagagagagagagagagagagagagagagagagagaaagtagctGAGGAGGAAAGCTCACtctttttagaaaaaaagaatcaggcTGACTTTGTatgacagacaacacacacatatactcatgtAGAGGCACAATGAGGGTGAGCTATCCTCGGGGGTTGATCGTTGCTCTGGTTGTTATTGTGGCATTGTTGTCTATGGGCTCCATTAAACAGCAACTGAAGGTCCAGGAGGAGAGAACGAGAGATGTCAGACAGAACCTATCGGTGCACAGCCAGAATATTCTGGCCAGGCTGGAGAGACTGGAAGACAATATTGAAGAAATGAGTAAGGGAAATGCCAGCTTTCTTTCTATTTAATATATTCTGAATGATGCTGACATGGTCTTACTGAACTCAAGACTTTTTTTGGGAgtttataaatataaacaaacttTTCTCCATTAAATGTCTTTAGTCAAGGTTTTAGTAATTGTGGACGTttacaagatttttttaaaatagcaaATCAAAAATGCAGTATGGAATTGTATGTGATTTAGCAACATGTGATTTCTTTTATAAGCAGTACAATATATCTCTGATGGAATGAATTCACAGAAACTCAAACATTACTTTAAAGGTGTGGTTATGTGTAAATATCCTTTTCCTAAGCTGCCGCAGATGAAGAATGAATTTGTTCTTTTCATAAAGTGTTTCAGATTAATTTACATCAATagctatattttttttatttgaactgatatatgtacatatatctatattcTATCTCTAGAAGACTTTAAATATACAGTCTTCTATTGGTGCAACAGGTGTAGAAATATTCTCCTCAGTAGTACTGATGGAAAAAGTGCATGATGCACAGCATTGTCTGGGAACACtctatttgttttgtgtgtgcaatAAAATAAGTAGTAGATAAGGAGTTTGCATCTTGTCAATGTCTATTTGTTGAATAGAATATTTTTTCTTCCAATTTGAAAAGTTATGATTTCAGTCTGAAATTCCTTCCACCTGTGAGAAGCATACAAGATAGAGATcaaatgaacaatgtttttttttctctgtagtcAAATCGGTTAACAGGATTGAACAAAGAGGTGGACAGGTAACActggtggagaaagagaagaaagtggagaagaggagagtgaaGAAGCAAGCAGCTAAAAAACTCTTCCCAAACTCCAATCTCTTTAAATACTGGAATGCTGAACTTTctgaagaggaacagaggaaagCAGAGGATCTGTTTCAGCAATACGGCTACAATGCTTACCTGAGTGACAGGATTCCCTTAAACAGACAGATCCCAGACACCAGAGACCCCAGGTCAATCTCATATCACACCATCCTCAATGTTGACAATGGTCATGCGTCAGTGCTGAATGATTCTGATTAAACCCATGCTTTTTATATAGATGCATAGGGCACAAATACCCCACGGATCTCCCCAGCATCAGCGTTGTGTTGATTTACCTTGATGAGGCCCTCTCTGTGATTAAAAGAGCTATCCGTAGCATCATAGACAGAACTCCAGCTCATCTTCTGAAGGAGATCATTCTAGTGGATGACCACAGCTCCAAAGGTTAGTTCTGATGCCTTGTCTTTTTCACAGTTCACCTCATAGAGGAAGATGTACCACTTGCTGATTTGCGATTTCCTTATTCAGCTATGGGTTGAATAAGTGTTACATagtgcttttgttttcagagcATTTAAAAGATGAGTTGGATGCCTTCATCATACAGATCCACAAAGAACGTCCAGCCTTGATAAGCAAGGTGAGACACCCAGAGCAACTGGGCCTGACTCAGGCCAGGCTGTCAGGCTGGAAGGCGGCCACAGGGGACGTGGTGGCCATCTTCGATGCCCACATTGAGGTCAACGTGGAATGGTAAGCAGATGCCTCAGAGTCATTGCAGTGTCATCTTGTGTATTCTGTGAGTACTGCAAAAGACTTATGGCCGGCCCTACAAAccgttgtttctctctctgacattttcaGGGCAGAGCCTCTCCTGGCTCGAATCCAAGCAGACCGCACGGTTGTGCTAAGCCCTGGTCTTGATAAAGTGAATTATAATGATCTGAAAGTCACTCCGCGCTTAGCTGCTGCTCATGGTTTTGACTGGGCGTTGTGGTGTAAATATGAATTCTTCAGCTCAGATTGGTATGCCCTAAATGATGCATCACAGCCTGGAAAGTGAGTCTCCTCTTTACTGCTGCAATGCTTACATGAAACAACCTGGTAttttatgaaggaaaaaaacctgGATTAAATATGTTTTGGTTATTTGAGGAGGTATACATAGTTACCTTGATCAACTGGATGACTGTCTCCATAATAAGCTGTTACTGCTACTATTTTATACTGATTATCTTTAGACATGCAGCGACAAGTTTCTGCTCTTTCGGTGAAACAATGTAAAGGAAGTGAATTAATGAAAACCATACCTCTATTTATCTATCCACTAGGAGTCCATCTATTATGGGCATCCTGGTTGCTGACCGTCTGTTCTTTGGGGAAATTGGAAGTCTTGATGAGGGAATGAAGATCTACGGCGGTGAAAATGTAGAGCTTGGCATTCGTGTAAGTCATCTGTTAGTGTTAGTTTACTGCTGTGTTAGTTTACTGCTATCAAAGATAAAGTGTTGAATGAACAGTTTATCTGGCTTCAGTTTAGGGCACTGCTTAACACATGTTCTTGTCTAGTGATTGAAAACAGCTGTATATtagcaaaataaataattgtcttttgaaaataaatagatgatTCTACACACTGCCAGCTCAGCCGTATCTTATCTTACGTATCTTATCTGTTACATCAGGCAGTATATACAGGAACATACAACACACCTCACCAGgcatttgatcatttttcaatTAAACTTCCAGTATTTGTCTGTTCTTCGATATGACTCAGGTGTGGCTTTGCGGTGGCAGTATAGAAGTGGTACCTTGCTCAAAAGTGGCTCATATTGAGCGACACCATAAGCCCTACATGCCTGATCTGAGTCACATGATGAAGAGGAATGCTCTGAGGGTAGCTGAAGTCTGGCTGGATGAATACAAGAGGAATGTAAATCTGAACTGGAACCTCCCTCTTCAGGTAAATACTTCAGTGAAGTAGTCCTGCAAATAAACAGCCACATCAGCTCAGTTTCAGAGGCATACAGTTTTTTGGAATATTTCATATCCATATACCTGTCAAATGTTTTTTGCCAGAAAACAACGTAATGTAATGGCTTCAAAGAACCAGCACActctttccattttatttttccttacAAAGATGTGAACTGATTTCAACAATTTCTgtcctttcttcttcctctttttttttttgcatgaataATCATTATTGTGACTTATTAGCAAGTGCTGTAAACAGTGATTGgtatggtttttttgttttttttttactgacaggTCTTAGATATTCTGAATAGCAAATAACACAAGGTTAGTCTCCCTCTGTCATCAGACTAGTATGGGAAAGTCCACTTTTTTGGCCTTTCTTGTCTCACAGGATCATGGTATAGATATTGGCGATGTgtcggagagaaaaaaactgcgAGAGAAACTTAAGTGCAAGCCCTTCAAATGGTATCTGGAAAATGTATATCCCTCACTGGATCCACTGGATGATCTGCTTGCCTATGGTGCAGTAAGTGAGCATTTTTCAGGTATTAGAAGTGATTAAAATATTGCATTTGGTAACACTGAAATGCAGGGGTACTGAATTTCTATACACAATGTGCTCTACCTTAAATTTCGCTGTGGCtgtaaataatatatttttctgCCTGCTcatgataattttttttaatgaatgcatTGTATTGTAAGAGTAGATAGTcagaaaatgtatgtggaaTACACACTTTGTTTTTCAGGCCGGTTGGTCCAATGTACAAGTGCACATTGGAGTGTCTGTCATTTTGGTGCCAGCTACTTGTTAGCAATAAACTAAATGTAACCAAATACATGCCTTGTACTTTGGCATTGGCTGTTTCCATGTCAAACACTATATATACCTACAGGACTTGACCAttatatgaaatgaaattactGCCAATATTTGTGACCAGCAAgttattttgacatttcagaATGAAATTTTAACTTTGTGGACAGTGGAAGAAAATAAATTGAATGAATCTTAATTTTTATAATAGAGTATAAAGTTTCTCTTGTCAACAGCAACAGAActgagaaatgtttaaaaatataaaaataaaatgctaatcaaactgaagtaaaaaaaaaacaaaacgatgaagactttttttctcacttctgAAGCATCATTGTGCTTCCACTGAAAAGAAGGGGAATTctgaaataatttatttctCTAAGATGCATCATTATAGAAAGTAGCTCAAAGAGGGGGTGCAAGGAAATTcatctgcctctttttttttttactgtacaaatcaaacacataaCTTTGGAACCTCATAACTTTTCACTGTCATTAAAATCAAcccatttacattttacagttagTTGACCAATTTTATCATCCCCTCTGTCATAAATTCACGTCAGACTGCTTAGTACATTCTGGTACTCGAAACGATGagttcctgaaaaaaaagaccagctctttgttttttttttgtttttttttttacattttctacaCAAATATATAACTTACACCATTGTAGACATTATTTTTCCTTACCAAATATTCCAACATTGTAACAAAATGTGTATTGTAGACTAAGTCACAGTAAGGTAAATAACTGTGTACGGTATATGGATAATTACCTCAGTTCTGAACGACCATACTAACTGCCTTATCTATTTCCAGGTGGTTAATGACCTAAAGAAGAGTGTCTGCATTGATCAGGGACCAATTACAGAAAACAGACCTATCTTATATGATTGTCATTACCAGGAGTCACAAGTAGGGAGACTCCTTTTTTGGGTTTTTACTCCTTTTCTCCAGATTTTCCTTAAAGTATAGACTGGTTATATTGTTGACCGGATTCCCCCCCCTATATTGTCCAACACAGACATGTTACCTTCGTGGCAGCGGGGAGATCTGCATTGGGACTCTAGCATCTCATAAATACAGAAGCAACCGCTGTCTGGTGGACCCTGGGTCTGATAAACTCCCAACACTAGAGGAGTGCTcagaagcaaagaaaaaaggatCCCATTTGTTCTGGGACTTCAAACAGGTAACCAGTCTACAACATGGTAAAGATTCATATCTGCTGTAACTGTTTCACTGCTGTctttaataaacacacagtaaaaacctttaatttatcatttcatcattcattcaattttaattaattaattcattcattcattcatgttaaGGGATGGGCTATACAAAACCGAGATACAAAGAGATGTCTGGAGATTATGGTGGGAAGTGATGGAGACTTTGACCTCATCATTCAACCCTGCACTGGACAGCGCTGGACTATACAGCATGTCTTTaaaaacatatgaaacacacacagatggagggaGGGCTTACTGTAAAagatacaaagaaagagagaaacatagaaAGGGGAACTGTTACATGGAAATGTCATATGGGGCAATTCAGATTTGTGTCAGTATAACTGGATGTAGTTTACACTGGGCAAACTTTGAATTTAACTTTGGATATAGTTTACACTGGGGAAAGACAAAGAACATTTGGACATGTGTACTCGTTattataaattaaataataaaaaatgatacATCCAAATAATTTTGTATGACAGTTCTCCACTGGAATGTGAAAACAATGTCATTCTTTctcaaattcatattttatctGTTGCAAATCTCTGAGGTGAATTCTCCAAGATGAAGTTATCCCACTTCCTCTGCCATATGGCAATGGCTCTGTCTTTGACAGAGGGCGACAGAGAGCTGTACCtatgaacaggaaaaaaaagggttacaCAGTTCTCAACCAGACGACATACATATGTCCTCTTTATTCAACCTCCCACCTGATGGAATTCATTGCCAGCTCCTTCAGTGTGCCCAAATGAGCACTCAGCCCGCCAATTCCCACAAAGGCCTCGTAGAAGTCAT
Proteins encoded in this region:
- the LOC115808671 gene encoding probable polypeptide N-acetylgalactosaminyltransferase 8, translated to MRVSYPRGLIVALVVIVALLSMGSIKQQLKVQEERTRDVRQNLSVHSQNILARLERLEDNIEEMIKSVNRIEQRGGQVTLVEKEKKVEKRRVKKQAAKKLFPNSNLFKYWNAELSEEEQRKAEDLFQQYGYNAYLSDRIPLNRQIPDTRDPRCIGHKYPTDLPSISVVLIYLDEALSVIKRAIRSIIDRTPAHLLKEIILVDDHSSKEHLKDELDAFIIQIHKERPALISKVRHPEQLGLTQARLSGWKAATGDVVAIFDAHIEVNVEWAEPLLARIQADRTVVLSPGLDKVNYNDLKVTPRLAAAHGFDWALWCKYEFFSSDWYALNDASQPGKSPSIMGILVADRLFFGEIGSLDEGMKIYGGENVELGIRVWLCGGSIEVVPCSKVAHIERHHKPYMPDLSHMMKRNALRVAEVWLDEYKRNVNLNWNLPLQDHGIDIGDVSERKKLREKLKCKPFKWYLENVYPSLDPLDDLLAYGAVVNDLKKSVCIDQGPITENRPILYDCHYQESQTCYLRGSGEICIGTLASHKYRSNRCLVDPGSDKLPTLEECSEAKKKGSHLFWDFKQGWAIQNRDTKRCLEIMVGSDGDFDLIIQPCTGQRWTIQHVFKNI